The Terriglobia bacterium DNA window GACCGCGCTGGAAGAGGCGCTGCGCCGGTGGGAAGAGTACCGGGAAACGCGACGCGTGCTGGTGAACCGGTTGACCTTCGTGCGCGAAGCGGGCGCCAACGACTGGATTGATCTCGTCCCGGTGCCGCTGGGCCGCCGGTTGGCGGCGACTCACTAAGCGTGGCGTTTGCCCCTGCTATAATCCATTGTTTGCGGTGGGAGTAGCTCAACTGGCAGAGCACCGGACTGTGGCTCCGGACGTTGTGGGTTCGATTCCCATCTCCCACCCCAGATTCTAAAAGACTTACAGGCGGGAATGGGCTGCACACAGTCCATTTAATTTCGGCAGCGCCATACGCGCCACCCTGCTGTTAGTCTGGCGCTACGGAAGCCTCGCGCTCCCTTCGTCTCCTCAACACAACATTTGCGACGTTGTTCTCGGATGAGAACTTCGTAACACTTTTGCGAGCCGAATCGATGACCGCAATTCCCATGTATCTCAAGCCCCTATTTGAGAAAGAAACGCGACGTGCCCATGAAATCTAATGCCCGCCGTCTCGCGCTCACGGGTGCGCGAGGTGCTACGCCGGGCATTTGCCGCTGATATCCTTGTAACGATGACCTTGCTCCTCGCATTTCTCCTTTGATATCGAGCCGAGTTGTTTGGGAAGGAGCGCCATAGTCTATGGGCAAAAGAATTCTGGTAGTGGGCGGTGTTGCCGGTGGGGCTTCCTGCGCGGCACGGGCACGACGACTCTGCGAAGAGGCGGAGATCGTCATCTTCGATCGCGGACCGTATGTCTCGTTTGCCAATTGCGGCCTGCCGTACTACGTCGGCGACGTCATACAAGACGAGAAGAGACTCCTGGTCGCTTCGGCAGAGCTGTTCAAAACGCGTTTCCGGATCGACGTACGCACCGAAAACGAGGTCATGGCGATTGATCGCGATCAGTGCGAGATCGTGGTGAAGCGCCTCGCTACCGGCGAGACTTACCGAGAGAAGTATGACGCGCTGGTGCTTTCCCCGGGTGCGTCACCGATTCGCCCGGTTCTCCCCGGAATCGATCTGCCCGGCATATTCGTCCTGAGGACAATTCCCGATAGTCGGCGAATCCGATCCTGGATCGAAGGGCGGAAGATCGACCGTGCCGTGGTCGTGGGTGGAGGTTTGGTCGGGCTCGAAATGTCGGAGAACCTGGCGAGCCGCGGCATCCAAGTAACGGTCATCGAAATGCTGGATCAGGTTTTGCCGCCACTGGATCCGGAAATGGCAGAACCGGTTCAGGAGCACCTGCCGCAGCACGGCGTGTCGCTTCACTTACGGGACGCAGTAGCTGGGTTTGTCCAGACCTCCAACGGCGGGTTAGACGTGCAGACGCGCTCGGGCGCGACATTCCCCGCGGATTTGGTAATCCTTTCCATCGGAGTGCGACCGGAAACGAAGCTGGCAAAAGAGGCTGGCCTGGCCATTGGGGAGCGCGGCGGCATTCGAGTGGACGACGCCATGCGCAGCAGCGACCCTCGCATATGGGCGGTTGGAGATGCGGTTGAGACACGGGACGTGATCACCGGCGAGTGGAATGTGGTGCCACTCGCGGGACCTGCGAATCGCCAGGGACGCGTGGCCGCCGACTCGATTTGCGGGCGCCCGGCGCACTTTCGCGGGGTACAGTCCACGGCAGTGTGCGGCCTGTTCGGCCTGATAATCGCAACCACCGGTGCGAACGAGAAAACCCTGCGACGGGTGGGCCTAAGATACGAGCGTATCTACCTGCATCCTGGGCATCACGTCGGCTACTATCCCGGCGCCAAGCCCATCAACATGAAAGTACTGTTTTCGAGTGAGGACGGGCGCGTCCTCGGGGCGCAGGCGGTGGGCCAGGAGGGAGTGGAAAAGCGCATCGATGTGATTGCGATGGCCATCCAGAAACATGCCACGGTTTTCGATCTCGAAGAAGCCGAACTGTGCTATGCCCCGCAATTCGGCGCAGCTAAAGACCCGGTCAACATGGCCGGCATGATTGCCGCCAACGTGTTGCGGGGAGACGTTCCCGTGGCGCCATGGGAAGCACTCTCCGAGACGCATGCAATGCTCGTGGATGTCCGGGAACCGTCTGAATACGCGGCAGGCCACATTGAGGGCGCAGTGAATGTGCCGTTGCCGCAGATTCGCGATCGAATCAAGGAGCTACCACGAGATCGTGAGATGTGGCTCTACTGCGGCGTCGGGCAGCGCTCCTACTACGCGTCGCGAATCCTGCTGCAACACGGATTCAAGGTCAGAAACTTGCCCGGAGGCTTCAAGACCTATGGGCACTTTCGGCCGTATCTGAGCCTCACCCCGGCCGGCGTGAGTGGCCGAGACTGAGGAGGAACCCTGTCCCGAATCTGGCTCGCATCGCGAGGCTCAAGGGGCCGCTACCGTTGCTTGCCGCACGCGGCGCGTTGCCGCCCAGCGCGCGATCTCGCCAACGGCGTGGATGGCAGCGTCGACCTGCAGCTCGGTGTTGAACGCTCCGATTGAGAATCGGACTCCACCGTGCTTCTCCACAATCCCAAGTTGTTGGTGGACCAGGGGCGCGCAGTGCAGGCCGGTGCGGGTCGCAATGTCGTGATCAACGTCGAGCATGATTCCGACATCGCCGGCTTCCAGACCTTCCACATTCATCGTGACCGTGGAGAGGTGATGGTCGAGATGGTCACAACAGTAGAGTCGTACTCGCTCGATCTGGCGCAGGCCATCCACCAGCTTTCGAGCCAGGCGCATTTCCCGCGCGTGGAGGGCAGCGACGCCGTTTTGATCGAGCCAGTCCTGGCCGGCCCAGAGGGCCGCGACGCCGACCATATTCGGTGTGCCGAATTCCATCCTCCACGGGTACTCCTCCAGATGGTAGGGATACGCCGAGCGCACCCCTGTGCCTCCACTGCGAGTCTGGCGTAGGTGCACGTGCTTGCGCACGCAGAGCCCCCCGAGGCCCATACAGCCCATCAGTGCCTTGTGACCGGTAAAAGCCAGCACGTCGATGTTCATCTCTTTCATGTTGATGGGAATGATTCCGGCGGTCTGGGCAGTGTCGATGGCGAAGGTGATGCCCCTGTCGCGGCACAGGCTGCCGATTTCCTTCACCGGCTGAACCGTTCCGATGACATTCGATCCGTGATTGACGACGACCAGCTTTGTCTGCGGACGGATCGCCCGGGCGATATCGTCAGGATCGACGAATCCAGCGTCGTCAAACGGCACAAATGTCGCCGTAACCCCGCCGTCGCGCACCAGGTGGTTGATGGGGCGGATCACGGAATTGTGCTCGAGATTCGTGGTGACGACGTGGTCGCCTGACGCTAGCGACCCGGCGATGATGAGGTTCAGCGCGTCGGTCGCGTTGTAGCCGAAGCACAGACGTTCGGGGGCGTCCTCGTCGCCGCCAAAGAATTTCGTTAACCGCTTGCGCAAGCGATCGAGCAGCGAGCCCGCTTCCAGCGCCAGGTCGAAACCGCTGCGGCCGGGGTTCACGCCGGTGCTCCGGTAGAAATCGATCATGAACTGGTACACGCTCTCCGGCTTGGGCCATGCCGTGGCTGCGTTGTCGAAGTAGATCAGTTCCTTTTCCATGGGACCCCTCGAACGTTTCTGATTCCGCGGCCGAAAATCCCGGCTCCCGGAGCGCGCTTCAAGGTAGGTTACCTGCGTTTGTGCATTTGGGCTGTGACGATCATCACCGTTCGCGTGGCTTGGACCTCGCGGTCGTGGGCAGGTTCGATAAGGTGATCACTGCCTTAGGTGCGAATCATCACAGTTTCCGTGTCCGCGCTGTCTGACACTGGTGGCAGCAGGTGGACGTGCTCGACGTGGTTCGAGAGGAGAAGCGAAATCCATGGACACGAAGCATCTTGGCATCAACAGCAAGCTGATCCACGCCGGGCACAGAGCGGACCCGACTGGCTCGATCAATGTTCCCATTTACCAGACTTCGACGTTCGCCTTCCGAGATGCTCAACACGGCGCTGCCCTCTTCGCCGGACAAGAAGACGGATACATCTACACGCGCATTGGAAACCCCACCATCCGCGCACTCGAGGAGAGCGTGGCCGAACTGGAAAACGGCTGCGGAGGTATTGCCACCAGCTCCGGCATGGGCGCGGTCTCCACTTTGTATTTGGCGCTCTTGAATGCGGGCGCTCACATGGTAAGCACAGCATCAGTCTACGGTCCCAGCCGGGGGCTGATGGAGAAGCATTTTTCACGATTCGGAGTCGAGTCCGCCTACGTCGATACGTCGGACTTACGCCAAATTCAGGATGCTCTTCGAGCGCACACGAAGCTCGTATACGTCGAAACGCCGGCCAATCCGACGATGCAGCTCACCGACATTGCGCAGGTTTCGGCTCTGGCGCATGCACACGGCTGTCTGGTCGCCGTCGATAACACCTTCGCCAGCCCGTATCTGCAAAAGCCGTTGGATCTCGGCGCCGACGTGGTGCTCCACTCGGTGACCAAGTTCATCAACGGCCACGCCGATGTGGTAGGCGGAATCCTGGTCGCGAAGGACCCCTCTGTCTACAAGCTCCTGCGCAGCGTCATGGTCAATTTCGGCTGCAACATGGATCCGCATCAGGCCTTCCTGGTGTTGCGTGGACTCAAGACGCTGGGAATTCGCATTGAGCGGGCCCAGCGAAATGCTCTGCAAATCGCTCGCTGGCTGGAGAGACAGCCGGAAGTCCAGACGGTACGGTACGTCGGCTTGGAATCGCACCCCCAGCATGAGTTGGCCAAACGACAGATGAAAGGCTTCGGGTCCATGATCAGCTTCGAACTCCAGGGCGGAATGGAGGCGGGCCGCCAACTCATGAACGCGGTCAAGGTGGCTACGCTTGCCGTCTCGCTCGGGGGCGTTGAGACCCTGGTTGAGCATCCGGCTTCCATGACCCATGCCGGCATTTCGCCCGAGGGTCGCCGAGCAGCAGGCTTCAGCGACGGCCTGGTTCGCTATTCGGTTGGCATCGAAGACGTGGAGGACCTTATTGCCGACCTCCGCCAGGCACTTGACGCCGTCGCCATGGAGAGCAGAGAAGTCGCTACGGTTCGCTAAACGGCGACCCAACGCACGTGGCCGATAGCCAACCCGCTTGCATCATTGTTCTTGGACAGATCAACGTGGGCGAAATAAAGACTGGGGTAGAGCACGCGCTCCATCACGGGCGTGCCATTTACGCCAATCGCACGGGCATTAGCATCGACCTTCGGCCGCTCTATCTAGTGCAAACGTTCTGGCAGCAGGTGCTCCACCTCATCGTGCGGCGGCTGGAGCGTCACCTCGTACTGCGTGAACGGATGTTGCAGACCGGCCTCCGCGCCCAGCTCGAACATCGCGCGGCCGCGCTGCGCTCGATTTTCGTCGGCCGCGACGCAGAGCGTGCGCGGCTGGGCCGAATGCTGGAAGACGCGGCGGGCGGGCGAGGCCCGCGACGCCTACGGCGATCCGGTTCGTCATTACCGCTCCACCGAGAAGTCGGCGCTGATCGTTGCCGGCTCGGCCGGTACGGGCGCTGCCATGGGCGCGATCGCCGGCGGCGGAGCTACGACCGCCTGACGGCGAACAAATAGGCAGCGAATCT harbors:
- a CDS encoding PLP-dependent aspartate aminotransferase family protein, with translation MDTKHLGINSKLIHAGHRADPTGSINVPIYQTSTFAFRDAQHGAALFAGQEDGYIYTRIGNPTIRALEESVAELENGCGGIATSSGMGAVSTLYLALLNAGAHMVSTASVYGPSRGLMEKHFSRFGVESAYVDTSDLRQIQDALRAHTKLVYVETPANPTMQLTDIAQVSALAHAHGCLVAVDNTFASPYLQKPLDLGADVVLHSVTKFINGHADVVGGILVAKDPSVYKLLRSVMVNFGCNMDPHQAFLVLRGLKTLGIRIERAQRNALQIARWLERQPEVQTVRYVGLESHPQHELAKRQMKGFGSMISFELQGGMEAGRQLMNAVKVATLAVSLGGVETLVEHPASMTHAGISPEGRRAAGFSDGLVRYSVGIEDVEDLIADLRQALDAVAMESREVATVR
- a CDS encoding aminotransferase class V-fold PLP-dependent enzyme, translating into MEKELIYFDNAATAWPKPESVYQFMIDFYRSTGVNPGRSGFDLALEAGSLLDRLRKRLTKFFGGDEDAPERLCFGYNATDALNLIIAGSLASGDHVVTTNLEHNSVIRPINHLVRDGGVTATFVPFDDAGFVDPDDIARAIRPQTKLVVVNHGSNVIGTVQPVKEIGSLCRDRGITFAIDTAQTAGIIPINMKEMNIDVLAFTGHKALMGCMGLGGLCVRKHVHLRQTRSGGTGVRSAYPYHLEEYPWRMEFGTPNMVGVAALWAGQDWLDQNGVAALHAREMRLARKLVDGLRQIERVRLYCCDHLDHHLSTVTMNVEGLEAGDVGIMLDVDHDIATRTGLHCAPLVHQQLGIVEKHGGVRFSIGAFNTELQVDAAIHAVGEIARWAATRRVRQATVAAP
- a CDS encoding FAD-dependent oxidoreductase, whose translation is MGKRILVVGGVAGGASCAARARRLCEEAEIVIFDRGPYVSFANCGLPYYVGDVIQDEKRLLVASAELFKTRFRIDVRTENEVMAIDRDQCEIVVKRLATGETYREKYDALVLSPGASPIRPVLPGIDLPGIFVLRTIPDSRRIRSWIEGRKIDRAVVVGGGLVGLEMSENLASRGIQVTVIEMLDQVLPPLDPEMAEPVQEHLPQHGVSLHLRDAVAGFVQTSNGGLDVQTRSGATFPADLVILSIGVRPETKLAKEAGLAIGERGGIRVDDAMRSSDPRIWAVGDAVETRDVITGEWNVVPLAGPANRQGRVAADSICGRPAHFRGVQSTAVCGLFGLIIATTGANEKTLRRVGLRYERIYLHPGHHVGYYPGAKPINMKVLFSSEDGRVLGAQAVGQEGVEKRIDVIAMAIQKHATVFDLEEAELCYAPQFGAAKDPVNMAGMIAANVLRGDVPVAPWEALSETHAMLVDVREPSEYAAGHIEGAVNVPLPQIRDRIKELPRDREMWLYCGVGQRSYYASRILLQHGFKVRNLPGGFKTYGHFRPYLSLTPAGVSGRD